A part of Marinomonas rhizomae genomic DNA contains:
- a CDS encoding TRAP transporter large permease translates to MAEFIPLWLFAGVCVCLLFGYPVAFSLGGTALIFAAVGSLFGTFDSVFLEALPNRLFGIIGNETLIAVPLFVLMGVLLEKSKLAEKLLDSMAMLFGTLRGGLGISVILVGMLLAASTGIVGATVVTMGMISLPTMLRRGYDPALAAGTICATGTLGQIIPPSIALVLLGDVMSNAYQKAQLEMGIFSPKTISVGDLFVGALIPGLILVGLYILYVIMVAWLQPHKAPAVPREELRNGSNESLVVQLFKGLVPPLVLIFAVLGSILSGIATPTEAAGVGALGAALLAIGSGKLSLPTLKDAVYSTTKVTCMVFMILIGASLFSLVFRGFGGEELIQDFFSQLPGGVVGAMIVVMLLMFFLGFILDFIEITFVVVPIVAPVLLAMGLDPVWLGIMMAINLQTSFLTPPFGFALFYLRGVAPPELKTQSIYKGVLPFILIQVLVLIMLSIWPDLATWLPEQVYAD, encoded by the coding sequence ATGGCTGAATTTATTCCTTTATGGCTCTTTGCCGGCGTTTGTGTCTGCTTGCTGTTCGGTTACCCTGTCGCATTTTCTCTGGGTGGTACAGCGCTTATTTTTGCGGCTGTTGGCTCTTTGTTCGGTACCTTTGATAGCGTTTTCCTAGAAGCCTTGCCAAACCGTTTATTCGGTATTATCGGCAATGAAACCCTAATCGCTGTCCCGCTTTTTGTGCTGATGGGCGTTTTGCTCGAAAAATCCAAGTTGGCTGAGAAACTACTCGACTCCATGGCGATGCTATTTGGCACCTTGCGTGGCGGTTTAGGCATTTCCGTTATTCTGGTGGGCATGTTGCTGGCGGCAAGCACAGGTATTGTGGGTGCGACCGTGGTAACTATGGGTATGATCTCGTTACCCACCATGTTGCGTCGTGGTTACGATCCGGCTTTAGCGGCGGGGACTATTTGCGCCACAGGGACATTAGGTCAAATCATTCCACCATCCATCGCCTTGGTTTTATTAGGCGACGTCATGTCCAATGCGTATCAAAAAGCGCAATTAGAAATGGGGATTTTTTCACCTAAAACAATCTCTGTGGGTGACTTGTTTGTTGGTGCCTTAATTCCTGGATTGATATTGGTCGGCCTTTATATTCTTTACGTTATCATGGTCGCTTGGTTGCAGCCGCACAAAGCGCCCGCAGTGCCTCGTGAAGAATTACGTAATGGCTCAAACGAATCCTTAGTCGTTCAACTGTTTAAAGGATTGGTACCGCCTTTAGTACTTATCTTCGCCGTATTGGGGTCTATTCTTAGTGGGATTGCGACACCGACTGAAGCCGCTGGCGTTGGCGCATTAGGCGCCGCTTTGTTGGCGATTGGAAGTGGCAAGCTAAGCCTTCCAACCTTGAAAGACGCTGTGTATTCGACGACTAAAGTCACCTGCATGGTGTTCATGATCCTGATCGGTGCCTCGTTATTTTCTTTGGTATTCCGAGGTTTTGGTGGCGAAGAACTGATTCAAGACTTCTTCTCGCAATTGCCTGGTGGCGTAGTTGGCGCAATGATCGTCGTAATGTTGCTGATGTTCTTCCTTGGCTTCATCTTAGACTTCATTGAAATCACTTTTGTGGTTGTACCAATCGTTGCGCCAGTGCTGCTCGCTATGGGCTTAGACCCAGTGTGGTTGGGGATTATGATGGCTATCAACTTACAGACATCGTTCCTAACACCACCATTTGGATTCGCACTGTTTTACTTGCGTGGTGTTGCGCCACCAGAACTGAAAACTCAGTCTATTTATAAAGGGGTTTTGCCTTTTATCCTTATTCAGGTGTTAGTACTAATCATGTTATCCATTTGGCCAGATCTAGCGACTTGGCTGCCTGAACAGGTCTATGCCGACTAA
- a CDS encoding 1-pyrroline-5-carboxylate dehydrogenase, protein MTIVQPIQIQVAQKVFEAWDKLGVNGRAEKLQKALNVFPSEQGKMAAWQIDNAKQSISETRVMPGPTGERNELSNQGRGVFLCSSFFEGDNAKIGLVGQVFAALIAGNPVITVGPMGQEIMDIISPFVAEGVVQNIADSAQDSLIEADHLAGIATLCDPAQAQQLSQRLAAKSGLICQLVEETDADNLSVIAKPHYILRFVTERTVSNNTTAIGGNATLLELGSMND, encoded by the coding sequence ATGACAATCGTACAACCTATCCAAATTCAGGTCGCTCAAAAAGTCTTCGAAGCATGGGATAAGCTAGGCGTAAATGGTCGTGCAGAAAAACTGCAAAAAGCCCTTAACGTTTTCCCTAGCGAACAAGGAAAAATGGCTGCTTGGCAGATCGACAATGCGAAACAATCTATTTCCGAAACACGCGTTATGCCTGGACCAACTGGCGAACGCAATGAGCTGTCAAACCAAGGTCGTGGCGTGTTTCTTTGCTCATCTTTTTTTGAAGGCGATAACGCAAAAATCGGCTTAGTTGGTCAAGTGTTTGCCGCGCTAATAGCAGGAAATCCAGTGATTACAGTTGGCCCAATGGGACAAGAAATCATGGATATAATTTCCCCATTCGTTGCGGAAGGTGTGGTTCAAAATATTGCAGACTCTGCACAAGACTCGTTGATCGAAGCCGATCACCTTGCTGGTATTGCAACACTTTGCGACCCTGCACAAGCTCAACAACTAAGCCAACGTTTAGCCGCGAAAAGCGGCCTAATCTGCCAATTGGTAGAAGAAACGGATGCAGATAATCTAAGTGTAATTGCCAAACCGCATTACATTCTACGTTTTGTCACAGAGCGTACCGTGTCTAACAACACCACCGCAATCGGCGGTAACGCGACACTGCTTGAATTGGGCAGCATGAACGACTAA
- the putA gene encoding bifunctional proline dehydrogenase/L-glutamate gamma-semialdehyde dehydrogenase PutA, translating into MFKAIEVLQPNFIQRPLNELWQLISPLYNMDEEKWLNELLPLAKPTEGELENQTNAAANLITDVRKDDDSMSMIDALLLEYSLDTKEGILLMCLAEALMRVPDKETADAFIKDRLSVADWASHAKNSDSFFVNASTWGLLLTGKIVTMDENKDGTPANLVNRMVNRVSEPVIRKAMNQAMKIMGHQFVLGRSIEEALSRGKSYRDKGYTYSFDMLGEAALTAADADKYLTSYMKAVESVGKDTYSQKHRPTISIKLSALHPRYEVGCEERVMTELFENVKTLITKARSLNVGITIDAEEADRLELSLHLFEKLYRDECTKGWGLFGLVVQAYSKRALPVLVWLAALSKEQGDRIPVRLVKGAYWDSEIKMCQQRGINGYPVYTRKESTDVSYLACAHFLLSEHTRANIFPQFASHNAHTIATISCIAKQLGATTEEFEFQRLHGMGDALYNRLIKDSDICVRIYAPVGSHKDLLPYLVRRLLENGANSSFVHRLIDASYPVSELIDHPVTTLESRKTLANPHISLPSGLFDDRKNSFGPNIEIDSEWTPFKAKIDVFMGQDTQWRAFPIVGGEKVTTGQTHSVDSPYDHSQTAGQIDWADAATVTKAIDLAEAAFPAWSARPATERADCLDKMADLMEENYAELMALCHREAGKTIQDSIDEVREAVDFCRYYAQQARSHFANPTHYKDFLGQDKQTKLNGRGVFTCISPWNFPLAIFTGQVVAALVVGNTVVAKPAEQTSLIAFRAIEMLHQAGVPTDVLHLLPGDGATVGAPLTSDKRIAGLAFTGSTGTAQLINRTLAARGVAPVPVIAETGGQNAMLVDSTSLPEQVVRDAVRSAFASAGQRCSALRVLFVQADIADRVIPMIKGAMQEQTVGLPYLHSTDVGPVIDKKAQDMLLKHIERMTKESKLIAQAELPDFAKNGTYVAPTAFEISSIDQLTDEKFGPILHVVRYKARDLDKIIDTINNSGFGLTMGVHSRNETTCARIASRARVGNLYINRDQVGAVVGVQPFGGQGLSGTGPKAGGPHYLQRFAIEQDL; encoded by the coding sequence ATGTTTAAAGCGATTGAGGTGTTACAGCCTAACTTCATTCAGCGTCCACTCAATGAATTGTGGCAGCTAATTTCCCCTCTTTATAATATGGATGAAGAGAAGTGGTTAAATGAACTATTACCTTTAGCCAAACCCACGGAAGGTGAGCTAGAAAACCAAACCAATGCTGCTGCAAATTTAATTACTGACGTTCGCAAAGACGACGACAGTATGTCAATGATTGACGCTTTGTTATTGGAATACAGCCTAGACACTAAAGAAGGCATCTTGCTGATGTGTTTGGCAGAAGCGCTAATGCGCGTGCCGGACAAAGAAACCGCTGATGCTTTTATCAAAGACCGTTTGAGCGTTGCCGACTGGGCATCTCACGCTAAAAACTCTGATTCTTTCTTCGTAAATGCTTCTACTTGGGGTTTATTGTTGACGGGCAAAATCGTCACGATGGACGAGAACAAAGACGGCACGCCCGCTAACTTGGTGAATCGCATGGTGAACCGTGTTTCTGAGCCGGTAATTCGTAAAGCGATGAACCAAGCGATGAAAATCATGGGGCATCAGTTTGTACTTGGTCGCAGCATTGAAGAGGCCTTGTCCCGTGGCAAAAGCTACCGCGACAAAGGTTATACTTATTCTTTCGATATGCTGGGTGAAGCCGCACTAACCGCTGCTGACGCTGACAAATACCTAACGTCTTATATGAAAGCCGTAGAATCTGTCGGCAAAGACACTTACAGCCAAAAACACCGCCCGACTATTTCTATCAAGCTGTCCGCTCTTCACCCACGTTACGAAGTGGGTTGTGAAGAACGAGTTATGACCGAACTGTTTGAAAATGTTAAGACCTTGATCACCAAAGCACGTTCGTTAAACGTCGGCATCACCATCGATGCGGAAGAAGCAGATCGTCTAGAGCTGTCTTTGCATTTATTCGAAAAACTTTATCGCGACGAATGCACCAAAGGCTGGGGCTTGTTTGGTCTTGTGGTTCAGGCTTACTCAAAACGCGCTTTACCGGTTTTGGTTTGGTTAGCTGCACTTTCAAAAGAGCAAGGTGATCGCATTCCTGTACGCCTTGTAAAAGGTGCTTACTGGGACTCTGAAATCAAGATGTGCCAACAACGCGGCATCAATGGCTACCCAGTTTACACTCGTAAAGAATCCACCGACGTGTCTTACCTAGCTTGTGCGCACTTCTTATTAAGCGAGCATACTCGTGCGAACATATTCCCGCAGTTTGCGAGCCACAACGCGCACACTATCGCGACAATTAGCTGCATCGCCAAGCAACTAGGTGCGACAACAGAAGAGTTCGAATTCCAGCGACTACACGGAATGGGTGATGCGCTGTACAACCGCCTGATCAAAGACAGCGACATCTGTGTGCGTATTTATGCGCCTGTAGGTAGCCATAAAGACTTGCTTCCTTACTTGGTTCGTCGTCTGCTAGAAAATGGTGCCAACAGCTCATTCGTTCACCGTTTAATCGACGCTAGTTACCCTGTTTCTGAGTTGATCGATCACCCAGTAACAACACTTGAAAGCCGTAAAACGTTGGCGAATCCACATATCAGCTTGCCTTCAGGTTTGTTTGACGACCGTAAGAACTCTTTTGGTCCAAACATCGAGATTGACTCTGAATGGACGCCATTCAAAGCAAAAATTGATGTATTCATGGGACAAGACACCCAATGGCGTGCCTTCCCTATCGTTGGCGGCGAAAAAGTCACAACAGGTCAAACGCATTCTGTCGACAGCCCTTACGACCACAGCCAAACAGCAGGTCAAATTGACTGGGCAGACGCAGCGACGGTTACCAAGGCAATTGATCTTGCCGAAGCCGCTTTCCCTGCATGGTCTGCGCGTCCAGCCACAGAACGTGCTGACTGCCTAGACAAAATGGCTGACTTGATGGAAGAAAACTACGCTGAATTGATGGCCCTTTGCCACCGTGAAGCGGGTAAAACGATTCAAGACAGCATTGATGAAGTACGTGAAGCCGTGGATTTCTGTCGCTATTACGCGCAACAAGCCCGTAGCCACTTCGCTAACCCAACGCACTACAAAGATTTCTTAGGCCAAGACAAACAAACCAAGCTAAACGGCCGCGGCGTGTTCACTTGTATCAGCCCATGGAACTTCCCATTGGCCATCTTTACAGGCCAAGTAGTTGCCGCGCTTGTAGTGGGCAACACAGTGGTTGCAAAACCAGCTGAGCAGACAAGCTTAATCGCTTTCCGCGCTATCGAAATGCTACACCAAGCAGGTGTTCCAACAGACGTACTTCACTTGTTACCAGGTGACGGTGCCACCGTTGGTGCTCCACTGACTAGCGACAAACGCATTGCTGGCCTTGCCTTCACAGGTTCCACTGGAACAGCACAATTGATCAACCGTACTCTAGCGGCTCGTGGCGTAGCGCCAGTGCCAGTGATTGCAGAAACCGGTGGTCAAAACGCCATGTTGGTTGATTCTACGTCTTTACCTGAACAAGTAGTGCGTGATGCGGTTCGTTCAGCCTTTGCTTCTGCGGGTCAGCGTTGTTCAGCATTGCGCGTATTGTTCGTACAAGCAGACATCGCAGACCGTGTCATTCCGATGATCAAAGGCGCCATGCAAGAACAAACTGTTGGTTTGCCTTACCTACACAGCACAGATGTGGGTCCGGTTATCGACAAAAAAGCTCAAGACATGTTGCTTAAACACATCGAACGTATGACCAAAGAAAGCAAGTTAATTGCCCAAGCAGAACTGCCAGACTTCGCTAAAAACGGCACCTACGTTGCGCCAACGGCATTTGAAATCAGCAGCATTGACCAGCTAACGGATGAGAAGTTTGGCCCTATCCTTCACGTTGTACGCTACAAAGCACGCGACTTGGATAAGATCATCGACACCATCAATAACTCAGGCTTTGGTTTGACTATGGGCGTTCACAGCCGAAATGAAACCACTTGTGCTCGTATCGCAAGTCGCGCTCGTGTTGGTAACCTATATATCAACCGTGACCAAGTCGGTGCGGTGGTGGGTGTTCAGCCTTTCGGCGGACAAGGCTTGTCCGGCACAGGACCAAAAGCTGGCGGTCCTCATTACCTTCAACGCTTCGCTATTGAGCAAGACCTTTAA
- a CDS encoding NADPH:quinone reductase, whose protein sequence is MKTMQMTDYGPASDLSLVDAPKPSINEDQILVQVGAAGVNPVDTYIRSGTNNYSANFPHTPGSDGAGTIAELGANVVGFEIGQRVYFSRNLSGSSAEFAACAATHTYPLADALSFEEGACVGIPYTTAHRALFGRANGKAGDKVLVHGATGAVGIATVQLALAAGMDVVASSGTVEGAELLRQQGVTNIIMHNEADHLAPYQSLEAGFDIVIEMLANHNLDQDLKALAFGGCVAVVGNRGTVEINPRDLMARDASVVGVALANVKPAELALIAKSLRPLFERGVLKPVIRHSYPLTELAQAHDDVLKSGALGNLVIRIS, encoded by the coding sequence ATGAAAACAATGCAAATGACAGACTACGGCCCAGCCAGCGATTTATCGCTGGTTGATGCGCCAAAGCCAAGCATCAACGAAGACCAAATTTTGGTTCAAGTCGGTGCGGCTGGTGTGAACCCAGTGGACACTTACATTCGCTCAGGAACCAATAATTACTCAGCCAATTTCCCGCACACACCAGGTTCTGATGGCGCAGGTACGATTGCGGAACTGGGCGCTAATGTTGTTGGTTTCGAGATAGGTCAGCGTGTTTATTTTAGTCGTAACCTAAGCGGTTCCTCGGCAGAGTTTGCCGCTTGCGCGGCAACTCATACGTATCCGCTGGCAGATGCTTTGTCTTTCGAAGAAGGGGCTTGTGTCGGTATTCCTTATACAACAGCGCATCGAGCTTTATTTGGTCGTGCCAACGGCAAAGCAGGTGACAAGGTATTAGTACATGGCGCAACCGGCGCTGTCGGTATTGCCACGGTGCAATTAGCATTGGCTGCAGGCATGGACGTGGTTGCCAGCTCAGGTACGGTAGAAGGTGCTGAATTGCTGCGTCAGCAAGGTGTTACTAACATCATTATGCACAATGAAGCAGACCATCTTGCGCCTTATCAATCGTTAGAGGCGGGTTTTGATATTGTTATCGAGATGCTGGCCAACCACAACTTAGATCAAGACTTAAAAGCCTTGGCCTTTGGTGGTTGTGTGGCGGTTGTCGGCAACCGCGGTACGGTTGAAATCAACCCTCGTGACTTAATGGCGCGTGATGCCTCTGTCGTCGGTGTGGCATTGGCTAATGTGAAACCAGCCGAACTGGCCTTGATTGCAAAGTCCTTGCGTCCATTGTTTGAAAGAGGCGTGCTAAAGCCCGTTATTCGTCATAGCTACCCGCTTACCGAATTAGCACAAGCACACGATGATGTCTTAAAGTCTGGTGCGCTAGGTAACCTTGTTATTCGTATAAGCTAG
- a CDS encoding helix-turn-helix domain-containing protein, which produces MTDSDSDVFSLPSEADAHDHDYHQLVIVLDGNTDFDIEGKGKQLHTGEGCILPSENSHAFAGLGENRIMVVNLPVPPQKGITDEEYEIVSRLFDQAAYFQLNPRLQILASALSGELQQYPNDMILARACGNTLLSAIRHQINNKDVRSRGNHLDIDKLDQFIELNLSRRVHIDQLANFCFLSVSQFHERFKDRTGMTPHQYLMRKRLERAQSLLAEGFPPIQVAEMCGFSSQSAMTNVFSQTLGITPLKYQKQFGNR; this is translated from the coding sequence TTGACTGATTCTGATTCCGATGTTTTCAGCCTGCCTTCCGAAGCCGATGCCCATGATCATGATTATCATCAACTGGTAATCGTGCTGGATGGCAATACCGATTTCGACATAGAAGGCAAAGGCAAGCAACTGCATACTGGCGAAGGTTGTATTCTTCCGTCAGAGAACAGTCATGCGTTTGCGGGTCTGGGAGAAAATCGTATCATGGTGGTTAACCTGCCTGTTCCACCGCAAAAAGGCATTACCGACGAAGAATACGAAATCGTATCGCGTTTGTTTGATCAGGCGGCGTATTTTCAGCTCAATCCTCGCTTGCAAATACTGGCTTCCGCTCTGTCTGGTGAATTACAGCAATACCCAAACGATATGATTCTGGCTCGTGCTTGCGGCAATACCTTGTTAAGCGCCATTCGTCATCAGATCAATAACAAAGATGTACGCTCCCGAGGCAATCATCTCGATATCGATAAACTGGACCAGTTTATCGAGCTAAATTTGTCTCGTCGCGTTCATATTGATCAATTAGCAAACTTTTGCTTTTTGAGTGTCAGTCAGTTTCACGAACGTTTCAAAGATCGTACCGGCATGACACCGCATCAATACTTAATGCGCAAGCGCTTAGAACGTGCTCAAAGCTTACTCGCCGAAGGTTTTCCACCTATTCAAGTGGCCGAAATGTGTGGTTTCTCCAGCCAAAGCGCCATGACTAATGTGTTCTCTCAGACTCTTGGAATTACGCCATTAAAATACCAAAAACAATTTGGTAATCGCTGA
- a CDS encoding PstS family phosphate ABC transporter substrate-binding protein gives MKKLVAGLAMTAAVGVSVNAFADVDSNLMSYSKASGVSGNISSVGSDTLANLMTLWAEDFKRLYPNVNIQIQAAGSSTAPPALTEGTSNFGPMSRMMKDKEIAAFEKKYGYKPTAVPVAIDALAVFVHKDNPIKGLSLPEVDAIFSSTRKGGHSEDITNWGKAGLTGAWANRDIQLFGRNSVSGTYGYFKEHALFKGDFKNSVNEQPGSASVVQSVSTSLNGIGYSGIGYKTSSVRAVPLTKKEGGKFIDATIENAATGAYPLSRFLYVYVNKAPNKPLEPLQREFVKMVLSKMGQEVVVKDGYVPLPAKVATKYLKDLGIN, from the coding sequence ATGAAAAAACTAGTTGCAGGTTTAGCGATGACAGCGGCAGTAGGCGTTTCTGTTAACGCTTTTGCAGATGTTGATTCAAATTTGATGTCTTACAGCAAAGCAAGTGGCGTTTCTGGCAATATTTCAAGTGTTGGCTCTGACACCCTAGCGAACCTAATGACATTGTGGGCGGAAGACTTTAAACGCCTATACCCAAATGTAAATATTCAAATTCAAGCGGCAGGTTCTTCTACTGCGCCACCAGCGTTGACAGAAGGTACGTCTAACTTCGGTCCTATGTCTCGTATGATGAAAGACAAAGAGATCGCAGCGTTCGAGAAAAAATACGGCTACAAGCCAACTGCAGTTCCAGTAGCAATCGATGCTCTAGCAGTATTCGTACACAAAGATAACCCAATCAAAGGTTTGTCTCTTCCTGAAGTGGATGCCATTTTCTCTTCTACTCGTAAGGGTGGTCACAGCGAAGACATTACTAACTGGGGCAAAGCTGGTCTGACTGGTGCTTGGGCGAACCGTGATATTCAATTGTTTGGTCGTAACTCAGTATCTGGTACTTACGGTTACTTTAAAGAGCACGCGCTTTTCAAAGGTGACTTCAAAAACTCTGTAAACGAGCAACCAGGTTCTGCTTCTGTTGTTCAGTCTGTTTCTACGTCTCTTAACGGTATTGGTTACTCTGGTATCGGTTACAAAACGTCTTCTGTACGCGCTGTTCCTTTGACGAAGAAAGAAGGTGGTAAGTTCATCGATGCAACGATTGAAAACGCAGCAACTGGCGCATACCCATTGTCTCGTTTCCTTTACGTTTATGTAAACAAAGCGCCTAATAAGCCGCTTGAACCACTACAGCGTGAATTCGTTAAAATGGTACTTTCTAAAATGGGTCAAGAGGTTGTCGTAAAAGACGGCTATGTTCCTCTTCCAGCGAAAGTAGCTACTAAGTACCTGAAAGATTTAGGTATTAACTAA
- a CDS encoding TRAP transporter small permease subunit, which translates to MLNKLVSSAEAISHYMGRCVAWLTLAMMLLTCLIVLLRYGFDIGAIALQESVLYMHAMVFMLGAAYTFKDDEHVRVDVFYRDFSVTKKAWVNIIGGLFFLLPFTLYTAYLSFDYVSASWRVLETSPEPGGLPFVYLLKTLIPIMMVSMIIQGSADILKNIGIVTAARSPINRQAKGQN; encoded by the coding sequence ATGTTAAACAAACTGGTCAGTTCGGCTGAGGCGATTTCCCATTACATGGGAAGGTGCGTTGCTTGGCTTACATTAGCGATGATGCTGCTTACATGCCTCATCGTACTTTTGCGTTATGGCTTTGATATTGGTGCGATTGCTCTACAAGAGTCCGTGCTTTATATGCATGCTATGGTCTTTATGTTGGGCGCGGCGTATACCTTTAAAGATGATGAACACGTTCGCGTGGATGTTTTTTATCGTGATTTCTCTGTCACTAAAAAAGCGTGGGTGAATATCATTGGCGGCCTTTTCTTCCTTCTGCCATTCACACTTTATACTGCGTATTTGAGTTTTGATTACGTGAGTGCTTCTTGGCGCGTATTAGAGACCTCTCCTGAACCGGGCGGCTTACCTTTTGTGTATCTTCTAAAGACGTTAATTCCCATCATGATGGTGAGTATGATCATTCAAGGTTCGGCTGATATTTTAAAAAATATTGGCATTGTGACTGCGGCTCGCTCCCCCATTAATAGACAGGCTAAAGGACAAAACTAA